The Polypterus senegalus isolate Bchr_013 chromosome 1, ASM1683550v1, whole genome shotgun sequence genomic sequence gctatataaataaatgttgattgattgacaaACATTAATCTCTACCTTTTTGAAGATTATTTCAGTAGGGACAGCTGAaaataaagtcagagaggcatgGAGCATGTGATGTTCAATCAAGTGACAGACGTTATAGGAgttcatttagttttaatcaggtcaCGTTCAGTTGGTTTAGTGAGGATGTTTGAGCAATGACAGAGCAGTCATTCCTGTCTCAAAGTGCCagggtgtttgcatgttctcccaatgtatTTGCAGACTGACATGCATCAAGTAGCGTGCATAATAGAAATGTGTCTGTAATATTCAATTAAAAAGTCAGTCTTCCAACCGTCCCCATTTTCAGGGCTCTACCAGTTGTTCTGTGTGGGAAGCATTAAGATGGAGTGATCGTGTGACATTTCAGGGGTTACAGTCTACAAAACAGACACAGCAATCCCACATCTGGACATCATTCAACAATCAGTAGCAGCAGCTGCATAGGATTTGAGGGACAACCCGAGGGAGAAACCTTGCTGTGGAGGAAGACCAGTAGTGAGGTGAAGCACATAGCTGGtcaccttttaaaatggctgaacctcacaaatgttttttttcttcttcctaaaCTGACATGAATACACAGTTATGCATTGTGTGTGAAATCTCAAGATGTGGACCATTACTTGAACACTCTTGACAACAAATGGAAGCGTtctgtaagttttaaggcttttgttttcatgttggaCCCCAAAATCTAGGCTGGGAACTTAAAATGATTTCTATAcatttcactttagaacacaattccaCATGCTAAATTATTGTATACCATGATTATGAATAAATACCAAACTTCCCCTTTAAACTCCAATATGGTCTTTCCGAGTGGTCCTCACAGATCAGCGCCTGAATGCTGCATCGTTGCACTGCACATCACTTGTTTCTTTGTTCCTAGTCAACATATCGTCTAAGCTGATTAGAGCGCTGGTTACAAAGGTCATATAAAAATGAACTCCAAAGCAATAACtgtaccttttttcttttccatgtgTTTCTCCCTAAGATGCTCAATCTGTTTAATTAATTCCCtctttaaattttctctttcCGAGATCTTTGAACGGAGTTTTGATAGTTCTGCCAATTTCTTCTCTCGTTCTACATCCATTAGTTCAAAATCTTAAATAGAAAAGACAAAATTAAGAAACATTTCAACAAGTCAAAATTTGTAAGCATCTTCAGGAAAGTCGTGTGGTTAAAGCGAACAAGTTAAAATTGGTTATAGTGTCAACGTTACgagattttaaaatgatatacaaaCAAGAAATTGGTAAATGTTTTGAGCACTTTTAAAATTGCACAGATCAGTGGAAACTGAGAATTTAAACAGATTCCTACTCATGGCTTTGCCATCAAGGCCTGCTTCCTTTGTTACTTGCGTTTGTCTGTCTGGTCACCATAACCTCGATTAAGTCTGAGTGTTCACCTTTTAAGACCAGGAGATGTCGACTTACAACAGCAACTCAAACAGCAGCATTCTTTTTATTCCAATTGAAGTCCATCCTGCCAAACAAACCGATTATGTGCAGAGAATTtcctttaatcatttttaatgacaCAAGAGGGACGGTGACCTTCTAGCCACAGGGCTAACGATACTGAGACAATCTGTGCACCTAGAAAATCGACCTTCATCAGAAAGTGTGCCTGGTTGGGTGTTGCTTTCTTCATTTGTGTACTTGGATAAAACAGCAAGAACAAATTATGGTTTGTGGTTTAATTGGCTCTTGACTTTTGCCAGATGTGTGAAACAATGCCATTCAAAACTCAAGACAGTATCAGGGTTAACTGACAACACGGAAACAGACGGCAAGTAAAAATGACATGCTGGATCTACATGTACAATATTTCTGGTGAGAGTAGCATGGATCGTTGGGCACAGCTTTAGAGTGCAAAGGGCACATAACTGTTAATGGATGGCACAATGAGATGGAAATCAGTAGCCCATGTACAGGGCAATGAAGGAGCAACATGTTGGCATAAGCTACACACATTCACACAGATGTAaagtttaaaaccaaacaaacaatctCTCGTTTGGCTTTGGGTCAGCACCTTCTTTCACTTCAGATGATGTTTTTTTATCTGGTAGGGTTTTAGATCATTTCTGGGTTTATGTTGGATTAATTAAATATGGCGATACAGCAGACAAAAGGCACAGCGATCAAAGGCTAAAGTTGATATTGAATTCAGAGATCAACGGTTTGTCGTTTTAGTGGCCTACGAAAGGCTGTTTAGTTTCACAAAAATCACTGAGAGCGCATGAAGATGTTTAATAAAAACCAGCAAAAGGAGGAGAAAACACAACATGTACTACAAAACCAAAATGGCGTCACAAGTTAAAACGTGCAGGACAGTCGAGGACAAACACTGCATGCCGATTCCTCACCAGTTTTGTTCATCTGCTGTCTCTCCAATATCAGGTTACAttctgtgcattttttaaaaacttgttcTGTAATAAAACAAAGGGCTCGACATCAGTCTTAAGACTAACTTCTAAGTTACATACACGGCCAAGGAGGTCTTACCAGTCACGACTTGAACATTTTccttataaatttgttttctctcCTGCATGGTATTGTTGTACTCCAACACAAACTGATCAAGCTCCTTTTCACATTCATTGATTTTCTTGTGCACCTCATCCAAGACTTCAGGGTTTTGCAGTGCAGCCATTGAACAGCTTATGGGGAAGAGAAAACTGTTACTTCATTGTGGCTTTTCAGTAAATAGTCGTGGAACTCAAGTCACAAGCATTTTGAGgattgaaataattattttgctCTGCTACTTTTAGCGAATGATTATTTGAAGGGTGTCCGGTTTGATTCAtgtagatgaaaagaaaaaactaacCTGGTCATTGGTGTTAAGAAAGGAAACCTTCATCCCAGCATGCCAATCATTACAGAACTCTATGGGGACACCACTGCTAAGGTGTTCATTAACCAGACTGAGAACTGCATTAAACCAAAGGGAACCAGTCAATGGTGGCCAGTAgtgatgctccaattgatcagctgATTTTCATCCCAAATGATTTAGTTGGCGATTACAAGTTAGCCGATTTCAGAAAAGTCTCTTTTCTAAACCCGAGTTTTCTCAGTTTTCCTGTAATTTGGTTGTAGTGCTCCTTTACACGAGTTATTATGGCAGTTAAGGAAGCACACGTGTCATTTTGCTGCAAAATAGCCAGCCGAAATTCTGACTTTAGGAGAGAATTAAGACATAAATCTGAACTTACATTAAACAAAGCGGAGTAACAAACAGAAAAGGGAATCCGAGGAGCGTTCTATGCATGTGGAGGAACAGCAGAGTTTCACATACCCCAAACCTAATCTCATCATAGCAATCATTTACATCAACCATGAATATAAATCAACTCCTCCATGCCCATCCAACAATAACTTTCCCATTCCGCATACAACCCCTAATCTCATCAGACCAATCATTTGAATTTTTCAGAATGGAATTGGGAAAGGACACAACAAATAGAGAGAAAATAATGGAGTAGGTGCTCACTTTGGAAGCTGAAGAATTTTCAGAATACGAAGATTAGGTTTGTCATTTTGAAGTCTGACAGTGAGTTTGAAGGAGAGGCCAGAACCGATTCTCAGACAAGTGAAGAAATGTGGAtgtcacaaaatgaataaaatcgaATGGTATTCTCGTCCACAAAAGGAGCCACCGTGCCTTGCTGCTAATGTGATAAAGATGCAACTTGAGCCAAGCGTGGGCGGCCGTCACGCATGTACATGACATCATGTCTTCTATTGAGCGTTTTATTCTGGACACCTTCCAAAAAAGCATTTTGGAATGCACAGATTTGGAGGGAGGCAGGTTTTTGGAGAGGTGGAAGGAAATGGACCAAACCAACATTCTACGAATCTCTAGGGGGTGTGCCAGCCTCCCAACCCGACAGACAGGCACTAAAGGCCCATGGATAAAAACGCCTACCCCATTTCCCACTGGCACAAGCGAGTCCGACAAGCATACAATACTAACAATTCTCTCTTTTACACCCTTTGGCAAGCTTCATCTACCTTCCACCACCGACTCTGGCAGCTGCTTGCTGTCCCCCTGGTCCCTTATACaaggcaccaggaagtgcttcaggtgctcggTGTCCCTACTCcggccagcacttccgggtgtggcagaagaaatgctgcagcacctcctggtagCACCCCTAGATCCCAAATAGGGCTGTGTCGGACTATCTCCCATGAAGCAAGGTATGGCTTCCACCCAGGGGGCTGGCATCTATTGTTTCAGGGGAGGTAGTGTTCCATCAACACTGGCTTCCCCAGTCCTTCCCGCCGagcaagggccccggccatctaTGACAATGCATACTTTGGGCTTCTTATACTTGCTGGTGTTTTCAGATCCAATTAGGAGTCCACTGAATCCCAGTAGAATGCAGAAACTGGCTGAGAATGAGAACCTTTCCATGCCATGCTGTCTCTGAAAGACTTTCACAATATTTTCAGGAGTTATCTTCTTTGCCAACCAGCACGATGACAGAGGGGCAAACTAGCTGCAATCAGGCCAGTGGGGGCAAAGTGGAGTGGAAGGCCTTTCAGAACTCACTCCAACTCCTGGACCCAAGCGTTACTGCTGGATGATCAGCTTTGGCCATTTCAGGGCCTCTGCCCATTCAGGCGGTGCATGTCCTCTAAAGCTGTAGAATATGGAATCGAGATCTGGGCCGCCATCTTATGCATGGAACATGCAGGCATACCCTGCCTTTGTGTTTACCCGTGCTGAACGTATCATTTCATTATAACCCTGTCTGTCCTTTCAATTGGTTCAATTTTAAACCAATAGACATCAATAGCTCTGGAAACCTGCTCATTTATATCTGCTCAATATTGATAATGTAATCCACTTCTATCTTGATTATCGACACATTCTATACCAAAATCAAGCTTTATAACAAGAATCGAACAACACTTTCAttgaaaaaatgtgattttgcaGAGTTGAATagtaaatatatttacagattattaTTTGTAAGTGAGAAAAAGTCAACATTTGTTAAGTAGTctgacagaaaacattttaaaaacccaaaaacattGTGGGTATACAAGACCCATGAATACCAGCGGAGTAACAAAAATACCACACACAAGGGTTAGGGGGATTTTAGCTTTTTTTAAGTCAGCGAACAAGACATCTacagtttaattgtaaaaatgctacaagatagAACATACCGTTTCTACATGACTGGCTACATAGGAGCtttgataaaataaatacatttagaaatGGTAAAGAATCAAATCAGCGTTTTCATATCTTCCATTTCTAATACCATGATATTTGGTGATCTGGGCCGACCCTGAAAAGCTGACTGGAGCATCCCCAATGGCCAGTATACGGTTCTAAGCTCTGGTCAGTGGGAGACCAACGACGCGGGGCTCAGGGTACATAAAATGAACTGTTTGGATGACGTCTGCTGCCTCATTGAGCTGACCTTGAGACTTGCTAGAGGCTGTGGAACAAAAGACGAGGAGACCCCTTATGACTAAAACTGCCCTACAGCTCCATGACATGCCATCCTGCAGTACCTACAATCAAGACCTTATTTAATGGCGGTGGGCCAGGAGAGGTTACGGGGCACCTTTGTACCTAACACCCCTTCTCAAACTGCCCATCTTCACTTAGCCAGTCATTACAGACACACCAGGAACGATCTTTCAGGGTACAGGCCATTAAAgccttacagtatattgtattctATACAGAGTCCTGCTATTTTTATGGATAACGTGcgggttctgttggcttcatcagacagtgacctccagctcctCACTGGAGTGGTTTACAGCCGAAGTGTGAAGCGGCTCTAAATCCAAGGCCATGGTTCTCCAGCCGGAAAAAAGGGTGATGCTCTCTCCGGGtggggaacacattactgcctcgagtgggaggagttcaagtatcttggggtcttgttcatggtGAGGGGAAGAAGAATGGAGGCGGGGAGGCTGACAGGACGGATCGTGTGGCATCTGCAGTAATGCAGGCTCTGCAATGGTCCGTCGTGGTGAACTGGGCCAAAAGGCAAGGTTGTCacatttaccagtcgatctacattcctacccacCTACCTATGGCCAATAcgaagctttgggtagtgaccgagaAAGCAAGACCGtggatacaagcggccgaaatgagtttttctacacagggtggctggactttcccatAGAGATAGGGGTGAGGAGTTCAGCTATCTGGGAGAGACtgagtagagtcactgctcctcccgcattgagaggagtcagttgaggtgatTTGGGCATCTGGTAGGATGCACCCTTGACCCCACATCCCTGGTGGGTGTTCCGGACATATCCGACTGGGAGAAGGccgggcagacccaggacatgttgGAGAggctatgtctcccggctggccttaGAACGCCTCGGGGCCCTCCCAGAGGAGCCAGATggggtggctggggagagggaggtctagGCTTCCCTgtttaggctgctgcccccacgactcaacctcggataagcgatggataatggatggaggccTGCACCTGtataatattacaaataaagGCAAACTCTGACCATATAATACCCCAGCAGACAGACATTTATCAAAATTATCAACTTCTTGCAAGATGAATGTTGAGACCTTCAAATTATTAATTCACTTGCCAATGTTATTACATTCAAAAAGCTACAACTTACAGCAAACACACATAGGCACCACATAAATGCAAGATTTCCAGCTAGGCGGGTCCCAGGAGATCACTGCTGGCGAGTTTTAACTTTTCAGAAGGGAGTAGATGTTTAATACCATTAcgtaaatttacaaaaatgatcAATAGCAACAAAGAGTACAgcccaataaaaaaataaaaaaaaataatccgcTTAACCATTTTATGAAAcaattaagaaaagtaaaaaggccCATCAGGTGATCATGAAGTCAAGTGGCTTCATTGTCATACCAGGCACACAGTGGAACAAACATCCAACGGGACCACCAGGGTGCAGCACAAACAGAACAAGTAAGGAACTCTAATACAatagatacagttaggtccataagtatggTATTTGTACAGCAagaccacaatggatttgaaatcaTCACATAAGTGAAGCGTAGGGTTTTCAAagttaattcaaagggtttaacagaaatatcataCCAACCATTTGGGGATGACATCCATTTTTTAATACATGGCCCCCCATATACACGGTGGCTGAAAAATGTTTGGACAACTGACTGAccagctgttccatagccaggtgggagcaggGTCCTCTTTATTTCAtcaactattaagcaggtagaaggtctgcagTCAATCCAAgtttggaatttgcatttggaagccgtcgctgtgaactctcaatagGAGGTCCGAAGAGTTGTCCGTGAAAGTAAAAAATGGGCCATCAATAGGCagagaaacaaaataaacccATCAGGAGAGAGCAGAAACAGCAGGactggtcaaatcaaccatttggtacatttttaaagAGGAGGAACACACTGGCGAGCTCATCAAGACCATAAGGGctggacaaccatggaagacaacggtgctggatgatcacagaattcttTCCTGGGCAAAGTATAAACCCCTTCCCAACGTTTAGCCAAGCCAAGACCGCTCACCTGGAGGCAGGCTGATCATTTCCAAAGTCGGCAATCAAGAGGAAAGCAGGATTAGTGCAAAATGGTGTAAAAGTAAATCAGGAATCAGGGGTATTGAGCTAACTCTGTTCCAGAAAACTTAGATTTA encodes the following:
- the LOC120517364 gene encoding uncharacterized protein LOC120517364, which codes for MAALQNPEVLDEVHKKINECEKELDQFVLEYNNTMQERKQIYKENVQVVTEQVFKKCTECNLILERQQMNKTDFELMDVEREKKLAELSKLRSKISERENLKRELIKQIEHLREKHMEKKKEDTPSVAEMPLRTPEAPPDVPCLPQHFLVWRKPGSRLTQAPGHCLAVATVPTGLGLYPSLPNITTRADASGLREAWFSSVLWVSRPGQVSP